The following are from one region of the Rhipicephalus microplus isolate Deutch F79 chromosome 1, USDA_Rmic, whole genome shotgun sequence genome:
- the LOC119178565 gene encoding uncharacterized protein LOC119178565: protein MKVASFPPDMPHMPSVFHSAAPDGTCLPAPTADSHYAVLQASYQQCVSRQQQQQQQRHRSQHMPHVLVQHPVPQLLPNHDACHTRIHQQHKQQPQHRTQSSNTAEQHPCIGENLQVIAKRQRKQQQHHQNFKRSDSDCESSSSEGSRSRKRPCHSFEELQNQRMMANVRERARTQSLNEAFASLRKIIPTMPSDKLSKIQTLKLASMYISFLFEVLKSDETESKLSSQCSFIANEHLSYAFSVWRMEGEWSSL from the coding sequence ATGAAAGTCGCCTCCTTTCCCCCCGACATGCCTCACATGCCCAGTGTGTTCCATTCTGCTGCGCCGGACGGTACCTGCCTACCTGCACCCACGGCTGACAGCCACTACGCCGTCCTCCAGGCATCGTATCAGCAGTGTGTATCCcgccaacagcagcagcagcaacagcgtcATCGGAGTCAGCACATGCCCCACGTCCTCGTCCAGCACCCGGTTCCCCAACTACTTCCTAACCATGACGCCTGTCACACACGCATCCACCAACAGCacaagcagcagccgcagcaccGAACACAATCATCGAACACTGCTGAACAACATCCGTGCATCGGAGAAAACCTGCAGGTGATCGCCAAGCGCCAacgcaagcagcagcagcaccaccagAACTTCAAGAGGAGCGACTCGGACTGCGAGTCCTCGTCCTCGGAAGGTTCGCGGTCGCGCAAGCGTCCCTGCCACAGCTTCGAGGAACTGCAGAACCAGCGCATGATGGCCAACGTGCGAGAACGCGCGCGAACGCAGTCGCTGAACGAGGCGTTCGCCTCGCTGCGCAAGATCATCCCGACCATGCCGTCGGACAAGCTGAGCAAGATCCAGACCCTCAAGTTGGCCTCTATGTACATCTCCTTCCTGTTCGAGGTGCTCAAGAGCGACGAGACCGAGAGCAAACTGAGCAGCCAGTGCAGCTTCATCGCCAACGAGCACCTCAGCTACGCCTTCTCCGTTTGGAGGATGGAGGGCGAGTGGTCCTCGCTCTGA